From a region of the Pseudomonas fulva 12-X genome:
- a CDS encoding aldehyde dehydrogenase, producing the protein MLDVPLLIGGRSCPSRDERTFERRNPVTGEVVSRVAAATLEDADAAVAAAQAAFPAWAALAPNERRTRLLKAAEQMQARAGEFIAAAGETGAMANWYGFNVHLASNMLREAASLTTQIHGEVIPSDVPGSFAMALRQPCGVVLGIAPWNAPVILATRAIAMPLACGNTVVLKASELSPAVHRLIGQVLQDAGLGDGVVNVISNAPADAAAIVERLIANPAVRRVNFTGSTKVGRIVGELSARHLKPALLELGGKAPLLVLDDADLDAAVEAAAFGAYFNQGQICMSTERLVVDSKVADAFVAKLAAKIATLRAGNPADSASVLGSLVDTSAGERIKALVDDAVGKGAKLVAGGQVEGSIMQATLLDNVTPAMRLYAEESFGPVAVVLRGSGDEELLRLANDSEFGLSSAIFSRDTTRALALAQRVESGICHINGPTVHDEAQMPFGGVKASGYGSFGGKSAIEQFTQLRWVTLQNGPRHYPI; encoded by the coding sequence ATGCTGGACGTGCCCCTGCTGATCGGTGGCCGCTCGTGCCCGTCCCGGGACGAACGCACCTTCGAACGTCGTAACCCGGTAACCGGCGAGGTGGTATCGCGAGTCGCCGCCGCCACTTTGGAAGATGCCGATGCCGCGGTGGCCGCCGCCCAGGCTGCGTTTCCTGCCTGGGCCGCGCTGGCGCCCAACGAGCGGCGCACGCGTCTGCTCAAGGCCGCCGAGCAGATGCAGGCGCGTGCTGGCGAGTTCATCGCCGCTGCCGGGGAAACCGGGGCGATGGCCAACTGGTACGGCTTCAACGTGCACCTGGCCAGCAACATGCTGCGCGAGGCGGCGTCGCTGACCACCCAGATCCACGGTGAGGTGATTCCTTCCGATGTGCCCGGCAGCTTCGCCATGGCGCTACGCCAACCCTGCGGTGTGGTGCTCGGCATCGCGCCCTGGAACGCCCCGGTGATTCTCGCCACCCGTGCCATCGCCATGCCGCTGGCCTGCGGCAATACCGTGGTGCTCAAGGCATCCGAGCTGAGCCCTGCGGTGCACCGGCTGATCGGCCAGGTGCTGCAGGATGCCGGCCTGGGTGACGGCGTGGTCAACGTGATCAGCAACGCGCCGGCCGACGCCGCGGCGATCGTCGAGCGGCTGATCGCCAACCCGGCGGTGCGGCGGGTCAACTTCACCGGCTCGACCAAGGTCGGGCGCATCGTCGGCGAGCTGTCGGCCCGCCACCTCAAGCCGGCGCTGCTGGAGCTGGGCGGCAAGGCGCCGCTGCTGGTGCTCGACGATGCCGACCTGGACGCCGCCGTCGAAGCCGCGGCCTTCGGTGCCTACTTCAACCAGGGGCAGATCTGCATGTCCACCGAGCGCCTGGTGGTCGACAGCAAAGTGGCTGATGCCTTCGTCGCCAAACTGGCGGCGAAGATCGCCACCCTGCGCGCCGGCAACCCGGCCGATAGCGCCTCGGTACTCGGCTCGCTGGTCGACACCTCGGCAGGCGAGCGCATCAAGGCGCTGGTCGACGACGCCGTCGGCAAGGGCGCCAAGTTGGTCGCCGGTGGTCAGGTCGAAGGCAGCATCATGCAAGCGACCCTGCTCGACAACGTCACCCCGGCCATGCGGCTGTACGCCGAGGAGTCCTTCGGGCCGGTGGCCGTGGTGCTGCGCGGCAGCGGTGACGAAGAGCTGCTGCGCCTGGCCAACGACTCCGAGTTCGGCCTGTCGTCGGCGATCTTCAGCCGCGATACCACGCGGGCGCTGGCGTTGGCGCAGCGCGTCGAGTCGGGTATCTGCCACATCAATGGGCCGACCGTGCACGACGAAGCGCAAATGCCCTTCGGCGGCGTCAAGGCCAGTGGTTACGGCAGCTTCGGCGGCAAGTCGGCCATCGAGCAGTTCACCCAGTTGCGCTGGGTGACCCTGCAGAACGGCCCGCGGCATTACCCGATCTAG
- a CDS encoding p-hydroxycinnamoyl CoA hydratase/lyase produces the protein MSKYEGRWQTVKVDVEEGIAWVTLNRPEKRNAMSPTLNREMVEILEVLEQDAEARVLVLTGAGESWTAGMDLKEYFREVDAGPEILQEKIRREASQWQWKLLRMYAKPTIAMVNGWCFGGGFSPLVACDLAICADEATFGLSEINWGIPPGNLVSKAMADTVGHRQSLYYIMTGKTFDGKKAAEMGLVNESVPLAQLRDTTLELARNLLEKNPVVLRAAKHGFKRCRELTWEQNEDYLYAKLDQSRLLDEEGGREQGMKQFLDDKSIKPGLQAYKR, from the coding sequence ATGAGCAAGTACGAAGGCCGCTGGCAAACCGTCAAGGTCGATGTCGAAGAAGGCATCGCCTGGGTCACCCTCAACCGCCCGGAAAAACGCAACGCCATGAGCCCGACCCTCAACCGCGAGATGGTCGAGATCCTCGAGGTGCTGGAGCAGGACGCCGAGGCCCGCGTACTGGTGCTGACCGGCGCCGGCGAATCCTGGACCGCGGGCATGGACCTCAAGGAATACTTCCGCGAAGTGGACGCCGGCCCGGAAATTCTCCAGGAGAAGATTCGCCGCGAAGCCTCCCAGTGGCAGTGGAAACTGCTGCGCATGTACGCCAAGCCGACCATCGCCATGGTCAACGGCTGGTGCTTCGGTGGCGGCTTCAGCCCGCTGGTTGCCTGCGACCTGGCGATCTGCGCCGATGAAGCCACCTTCGGCCTTTCCGAAATCAACTGGGGCATTCCGCCGGGCAACCTGGTCAGCAAGGCCATGGCCGACACCGTGGGCCACCGCCAGTCGCTGTACTACATCATGACCGGCAAGACCTTCGACGGTAAGAAAGCCGCCGAGATGGGCCTGGTCAACGAAAGCGTGCCGCTGGCACAGTTGCGCGACACCACCCTGGAGCTGGCGCGCAACCTGCTGGAAAAGAACCCGGTGGTGCTGCGTGCCGCCAAGCATGGCTTCAAGCGTTGCCGCGAGCTGACCTGGGAGCAGAACGAGGATTATCTCTACGCCAAGCTCGACCAGTCGCGCCTGCTGGACGAAGAGGGTGGTCGCGAGCAGGGCATGAAGCAGTTCCTCGACGACAAGTCGATCAAGCCCGGTCTGCAGGCCTACAAGCGCTGA